CCACGTCCTCGCCCTGCAGGTGCGAGATGTCGAAGCACTCGATCCGCAGCGGCGCGGAGTCCAGGCCGAGCGCCTCGGCGATCTCCTCCAGGGCCCTGGAGCGGGTGGTCAGATCGCTGGCGCGCCTGGTCTTGTGCAGGACGAGGGCCTGCTGGGCGTTGCGCCCGACCGTCGCCATCAGGTCCTTCTTGTCGCCGCGCTGCGGGATGCGCAGCGACACGGCCGAGCCCCTCCGGTCGCCGAGCCACTGGGTGACCGCGGCGAGGTCGTCGGGCAGGGCCGGGACGAGGACCTCCTTGGGGACGGCGTCGCCGCTCTCCTCCCCGTACAGCTGCTGCAGTGCGTGCTCGACGAGGCCGGCCGTGTCGACGGCCTCGACCTTGTCGGTGACCCAGCCGCGCTGGCCGCGCACCCGCCCGCCGCGTACGTGGAAGATCTGGACGGCGGCCTCCAGCTCGTCCTCGGCGACCGCGATCAGGTCCGCGTCGGTCGCGTCGGCCAGCACCACCGCGTTCTTCTCCATGGCGCGCTTCAGCGCCTCCATGTCGTCGCGGAGCCGGGCGGCCCGCTCGTACTCCAGGTCCTCGGCCGCGGCCGTCATCTCCTGCTCCAGGCGGCGGATGTAGGTGCCGGTGCGGCCGGCCATGAAGTCGCAGAACTCCTCGGCCAGTTCGCGGTGCTCCCCTTCGCCGACCCGGCCGACGCAGGGCGCGGAGCACTTGCCGATGTAGCCCAGCAGGCAGGGCCGGCCGGTCCGCTCCGCGTTCCGGAAGACCCCGGCGGAGCAGGTGCGCACCGGGAAGACCCGGAGCATCAGGTCGACCGTCTCGCGGATCGCCCACGCGTGCCCGTACGGGCCGAAGTAGCGCACGCCCTTCTTCTTGGCGCCGCGCATCACCTGGACCCTCGGGAACGCCTCGTTCATGGTCACCGCGAGGTACGGATAGCTCTTGTCGTCCCGGTACTTGACGTTGAACCGGGGATCGAACTCCTTGATCCAGGAGTACTCCAGCTGGAGCGCCTCCACCTCCGTGGAGACCACGGTCCACTCGACGGAGGCCGCGGTCGTGACCATCGTGCGGGTGCGCGGGTGCAGACCAGCCAGGTCCTGGAAGTAGCTCGCCAGCCGCTGCCGCAGGCTCTTCGCCTTGCCGACGTAGATCACCCGGCGATGCGCGTCGCGGAACTTGTAGACCCCCGGCGAGTCGGGGATCTGTCCCGGCTTGGGGCGGTAGCTGGAGGGGTCTGCCATGCCGCCCACCCTACTGGCGGGCACGGACAGCCGGGCCGTCCGAGGGGCGCGGACGACCAGCCGTCGCGCCGCTGCTCCGGGGCTGGAGGACCACGAGGATCTGGAGGATCTGGAGGATCTGGAGGATCTGGACCCCGGCTTGCGCCGGGAGCGGGTGGAAGGAGCCGGACGAGGCCGGATGAAGAACGACGAGCCCCGAAGGGAACGGGAGCGGCCGGAAGATGCTCGAGGGACTCGGGGGAACCGGGAGAACCGGGAGAACCGGAAAGCCGGGCACCCGGGGAAGGACGGAACCCGGAGGAAGCCGGAGGAAGCCGGAGGAAGCCGGAGGAAGCCGGGGAAGGGACCCGCCGCTGCGCCCGGTGTGCGGTCCCCCACCGCCCGGCGGCGCGTTCCGGACGCCCCGGCCGGGCTCCCGCGCCTTTCGGACCGGTACCCGGACAGCCATTGTCCGGAGAGGGCCGACACGCTTCAATGCGGGGTGACCCGCGGCCGTGCCGGTGGCCCGGGAGGGCCCGGAGCGCCGCCATCGGTCGTGTCCGCACGCCCTGCCCCGCCCCTCGGCGCGAGGGCCCAGCGGGGGGCCGTGCACGTCCATCGAGGAGTCCCATGGGGCACGCCGCGCATCCCGGGCACACGCGGGCCGAACTGGAGCGCGTGCTGCTCACGGGCCCCTTCCATCTCGCGCTGCGCGCCGCGTTCGCGGTGCGCGGGCTGCCGCTCCAGCGGGTGCAGCACCATCTCGCCCACCGGGGGATCAAGGTCGGGGTGACCAGTCTGAGTTACTGGCAGCAAGGGGCCCGCCGGCCCCGGCGCCCCGAGTCACTGCGCGCGGTCCGGGCGCTCGAGGACGTGCTGCGGCTGCCGGAGAACTCGCTGCTGCGGCTCCTTCCCGGCGACGGCGGGTCCGGCCCCCAGCGCCCCGCGGCCCCTTCGCCGCGTACGCCCGCCGCGGTGTCCGGTGCGGTGGAGCGGCTGCTGACCGCGCTCGGCCGGCCCGCGGACGGCGGGCTGCACACCGTGGGGCACCACGAGCGGGTGCGGATCGGGCCGGGCCGCGAACTGCTCGGCCGCGACTCCCAGAAGATCGTGCGTGCCCACCGCGACGGCGTCGACCGCCTGCTGGCCGTCCATCGCGGGGATGCCGGGTGGGACCCGGCGCGGGTGGCGGTGCGC
The Streptomyces tirandamycinicus DNA segment above includes these coding regions:
- the uvrC gene encoding excinuclease ABC subunit UvrC → MADPSSYRPKPGQIPDSPGVYKFRDAHRRVIYVGKAKSLRQRLASYFQDLAGLHPRTRTMVTTAASVEWTVVSTEVEALQLEYSWIKEFDPRFNVKYRDDKSYPYLAVTMNEAFPRVQVMRGAKKKGVRYFGPYGHAWAIRETVDLMLRVFPVRTCSAGVFRNAERTGRPCLLGYIGKCSAPCVGRVGEGEHRELAEEFCDFMAGRTGTYIRRLEQEMTAAAEDLEYERAARLRDDMEALKRAMEKNAVVLADATDADLIAVAEDELEAAVQIFHVRGGRVRGQRGWVTDKVEAVDTAGLVEHALQQLYGEESGDAVPKEVLVPALPDDLAAVTQWLGDRRGSAVSLRIPQRGDKKDLMATVGRNAQQALVLHKTRRASDLTTRSRALEEIAEALGLDSAPLRIECFDISHLQGEDVVGSMVVFEDGLPRKSEYRRFQIKGRAGDTQLWHGEGQDDVRSMHEVISRRFRRYLAERERTGEWAVPEDGGSGTGGESVAGGGSVAGGEVPSAPADDGRPRRFAYPPQLVLVDGGQPQVAAAQRALDELGIDDVAVAGIAKRMEEVWLPGEDDPVVLPRSSEGLYLIQRVRDTAHDFAIRYQRSKRTKRLRTSPLDSVPGLGAARKQTLIKHFGSVKRLRQATIEQICEVPGFGRKTAESVAAALAQAAPAVPAVNMATGEIIEEDDGAAVTEGNGGTTQ